One genomic window of Mustela erminea isolate mMusErm1 chromosome 13, mMusErm1.Pri, whole genome shotgun sequence includes the following:
- the HSCB gene encoding iron-sulfur cluster co-chaperone protein HscB isoform X5, which yields MWGRRAGALLRVRGLWPAGVLGRRPLSCSAASLAGNSSPQCWNCGGPGSHMRGDGFFCPQCRALQPPDPTRDYFSLLDCNRAFRVDTAKLQTRYQELQRLVHPDFFSQRSQTEKDFSEKHSTLVNDAYKTLLAPLSRGLYLVS from the exons ATGTGGGGCAGGAGAGCTGGCGCCTTGCTCCGGGTGCGAGGCCTGTGGCCGGCAGGGGTCCTCGGAAGGAGACCGCTAAGCTGCAGTGCTGCGTCTCTGGCGGGAAACAGTTCCCCCCAGTGTTGGAACTGCGGTGGCCCAGGGAGCCACATGCGTGGGGACGGGTTCTTCTGTCCACAGTGCCGCGCGCTGCAGCCACCTGACCCCACTCGAGATTACTTCAGCCTCCTGGACTG CAACCGTGCCTTCAGAGTTGACACAGCAAAGCTTCAGACTAGGTACCAGGAACTACAGCGTCTTGTCCACCCTGATTTCTTCAGCCAGAGGTCTCAG ACTGAAAAGGACTTCTCAGAGAAGCATTCAACCCTGGTGAATGATGCCTATAAGACCCTTCTGGCTCCCCTGAGCAGGGGACTATACCTTGTAAG